The Eriocheir sinensis breed Jianghai 21 chromosome 13, ASM2467909v1, whole genome shotgun sequence region AAGAGGCTACAGGGAGACCACAACAATAGCACAGGATTACAGGAGGCTACAGGGAGACCACAACAACAGCACAGGATTACAGGAGGCTACAGGAAGCTAGAAGTGGCTACAGGAGGCTACAAGGGACCACAATAACAACACAGGGTTACAGGAGGCTACAAGAGGCTACAGGAATCTACAAGAGGAGGCTACAGGAGACTACAGGCATACCCTCTACATAACAAACTAATTAAGACAACACTAATGGCCATATCACAACCTCTCCTTCACTAAGACAtcactttttgttttgtcttgctaGTGAGAGGCTAAGAGTTACTATTGCCACTGTTAGGAATCAAGGGTTGTTTGGGAAGTAAGGGTAATCCAGTAGCAAAACGGAGCATTCGAAAGCAGTTGCGATTTAAATATTCTAGAATCACAAGAGGCAAGCTAGCTCATATTTGCCCAAACCAGAGTGTCAGGCAGCGTACTCAAGTGTGTCTTTCTTCtgtattctgagagagagagagagagagagagagagagagagagagagagagagagagagagagagagagagagagagagagagagagagagagaggagagagagagagagagggggtgatcaagagagagagagagagagagagagagagagagagagagagagagagagagagagagagagagagagagagagagagagagagagagagagagagagagagagagagagagagagagagagagagagagagagaaatagaaacacTGATAGGAtatatagataagatagataagataggtagataaatagatagatagatagatagatattattttctaatttatttatttattcatcttttaattttttttatttgtgtgtgtgtgtgtgtgtgtgtgtgtgtgtgtgtgtgtgtgtgtgtgtgtgtgtgtgtgtgtgtgtacctgcaaggttcatttctttctttctttatttatttattttttatatatttttatttatttcatttatttatttactttttttttcttgtgtgtgtgtgtgtgtgtgtgtgtgtgtgtgtgtgtgtctgtgtgcgtacCTGCGAGGTGTAGGTGCCGTTGTGCAGCTCAAGGTACAGCTCGCCCACCCAGCGGCAGAGGTTGTGACGCTCAGACTCCAGGCGGTCGAAAAAGTCACTTGGGCTCATGTGCTCCATCCTGCAGGGGTGAcagaggagcaggaaggaagggaagtgtgaaTGAGGAAGTACCTGAACCATTTCTCTTCAGCACTCACTCCAAAGTATTgcaatttaaccccttgactgcggatttcctacaagaagacctcactaagctacaggaatgaaacaaaaagtggctgctacaatttagtggaaaaatgtagtcctacacTTTGGGAgtgaatatccagcataccaataccacatgcgaaacacttcaccatccaccacagaggcagagaaagacctgggagagtatgttaccaggctaccagtgaagggatatccatcataccaataccacatgggaaacgctccactatccaccacagaggcagagaaagacctgggagagtatgttaccaggctaccagtgaagggatatccagcacagcaataccacatgggaaacactccactatccaccacagaggcagagaaagacctgggagagtatgttaccaggctaccagtgaagggatatccagcacaccaataccacatgggaaacactccactatccaccacagaggcagagaaagacctgggagagtatgttaccaggctaccagtgaagggatatccagcacaccaataccacatgggaaacactccactatccaccacagaggcagagaaagacctgggagagtATGTTAcccggctaccagtgaagggatgtccagcataccaataccacatgggaaacgctccactatccaccacagaggcagagaaagacctgggagagtatgttatcaggctaccagtgaaggcgaaatccgtgccaatcgcagcggatggatTGAGTAAAGTAGAAGGACAGGAAATTGGAGGATCTAACCTGTCTATTGTGAAATGGAAGCAGGAATGAAGGGAACTATGAAGACTTACCTGAACCTTTTCTCTTCAATACTCACGTCAAAGTATTGCAACCTGAGTACAGTATAAGGACAGGAAATTGGAGGATATAACCTGGCTATTGTGACATGACCAGTGCCACATtatttttcttacagcaaaggaagaagcTTAAGGAgtcaagggtaaaaataaataaaatcaggaGCCGTCACGACACCCCACCTACGTACTTGGGGCAGCCGTCCACATCCCTGAGGCGGCGGCTACGCTCCAGCATGGGTCTCGTGGGGCCGCCTCCACCATCGCCGTGGCCATAGAGGAAGGCTGAGGTGCTGACACGTCCCTTGTCCTGCAGGTTGGTTACTGTGTGCAAGGCCTCCTTCACCCTgcaggagggggaggtaaggggggcaAGGGTGATGCTGggctgaggaacacacacacacacacacacacacacacacacatgatagccagccccttatggtataaatcaacaaagaatgaccttgctttgttgtatagaaagtctcattagtatggaagcatatataaatattctgagtcaagacatatggtaactgtttggggttttgttaggttaggtttagggtgtcttcaaacacacacatacgcacacacctgACTCTCAGCTCGTAGGAGTCCCCTGGTGGGAAGTGCGCCAGGATGGTTGAGCCGTCAAGTCCTTCCCAGAGAAAGTTGTGGTGTGGGAACTTGTTCAGAAGACTCCAACTCAGCTTCTGTGTCAGGAAGCGGCTGATACCAAAGTGCTGAGGACGGCAATAGGGAATCGCGCGTAAATATATACCAATGGACTTTTTATGAAGAATTTACACTGACtttcttatattatttctttTGCTAACGTGCTTTTTCTgtcctgctcccttccttcctgtaaaaaaattgaaaaaaaatatatagtctgTCATTTGCAAGACTAGACAAtacctaaacctcctcctcctcctcctcctcctcctcctcctcctttcctctaaaaACAAGCTATCCTGTCATTTGCAAGCCTAGACAACAcctctaatttctcctcctcctcctccttctcttcctcctcctcctctcctcctcctttcctctaaaaAAACATGCTATCCTGTCATTTGCAAGCCCAGACAACAcctctaatttctcctcctcttcctccacctcctcttcctcctcctcctcctcctcttcctcctcctcctcctcctcctcctttcctctaaaaAACAAGCTATCCTGTCATTTGCAAGCCCAGACAACAtctccaatttctcctcctcttcctcctcctcctcctcctttcctctaaaaAACAAGCTATCCTCTCATTTGCAAGCCCAGACAACAcctccaatttctcctcctcttcctcctcctcctcctccttaccttgcaGATTTGTGGGAACTGCGCCGAGTAGCCAAAGGTGTCTGGCAGCCAAAACTCTTGACACTTCACGCCAAATTCCTTCATGAAGAACTGCTGACCATACAGAAACTGGCGCATGAAGGACTCTCCACTGCAATGACccaaggataggaggaggaggaggaggaggtgtaggaggaggaggaggaggataaaaatttaaaaaaagcaatttacaatcaccatcatcataaccaccacaaccacaaccaccaccacaaccaccaccacctcctccacccacctgGGAATGAGTCCGTCCATCTCCACCCATGTTCCGCCCACAGGGATGAACCGCCCCTCATCCACTTGCTGGCGGATCCTCTCAAAGAGTCCTGGGTAGTGCGTCTTGACCCATGAGAGCTGCTGGGCCTgcagggagggtgggggggtgatGATAGGCAtgtagtagaagaagaggaagaagaaggaggaggaggaggaggaggaggaggagaagaagaagaagaagaatgaatataTATAGTAGAAGGAattgaacgagaaaaagaagaagaaaaagaagaagaagaagaagactattggaagaattaaatatatatagttTAAGAAATTAAGTCCATTCTCCCGAACTTAGagatgaaagagatgagagagcaAAGACACTGATAAATTCTTGCATTACAAAGTTGGACACGAGAGAGAAATCCCCACAATTACCTGCGAGCAAGCAAATTTCAGCTCTGGGTACTCCTCCATTAGGGCCAGAGTAGAGGACCAGGAGCGGGCacatttcctctttgtttctgagTAGGGCCAGAGCCAGGCAGTGTCGATGTGGCAGTTTCCGATGAGGGCCAGCGTGTGTGCCAGGCCCCCATTACCCTTGGCAAAGAAACTGTCGGCCAACTCACTCGCCTCCCTGAGAATACAGACACTGCCATTGGGGTGCATCTAGAGGTCAGTAAGTAGGCATGCATGGTTCCAAATGGTTCTCAGGTCAGGAAAAATACACTTAACCCCTTGACCTCTTAACCCCTTGatgaagacctcaccaagctacagaagtggaacaaaaagtggctgctacaattcaatgaagaaaaatgtaacgtcccgcaccttgggaggggatatccagcacaccaataccacatgggaaacactccactatccaccacagaggctgagaaagacctgggagagtatgttaccaggctaccagtgaagggatatccagcacaccaataccacatgggaaactccactatccaccacagaggcaaagaaagacctgggagtataatgttaccaggctaccagtaaaaggatatccagcacaccaataccacaagggaaacactccactatccaccacagaggcagagaaagacctgggagtataatgttaccaggctaccagtgaagggatatccagcataccaataccacatgggaaacgctccactatccaccacagaggcagagaaagacctgggagtgtatgttaccaggctaccagtgaagagatatccagcacaccaataccacatgggaaacacttcactatccaccacagagacaaagaaagacctgggagtataatgttaccaggctaccagtgaagggatatccagcacaccaataccacatgggaaacacttcactatccaccacagaggcagagaaagacctgggagtgtatgttaccaggctaccagtgaagggatatccagcacaccaataccacatgggcaacactccactatccaccacagaggcagagaaaggcctaggagtgtatgttaccaggctaacagtgaagggatatccagcacaccaatactacatgggaaacactccactatccaccacagaggcagagaaagacctatgagtgtacgttaccaggctaccagtgaaggccaaatctgtgccaatcgcagaggACGGGTTAAGAAATGGTGCCTTAAGCCTCATAATTCTCAAgggtcagaaaaaaaataatggcatcAAGAGACGGAGCATTGCCTGAGGTTGTCCTTGACGATGGCGTTGACGATGTGGTTGGCCGTGTGCAGCGCCTGGTGGCCCCGGGGGTCCTCCAGGGGCAGGGTCGAGGCCAGGTCATGCAGCACCTCTAGGTCAGTCAGCAGCTTGAACACTTTGCGGTCACGGGTGCTGACCTCCACGGCCTCCACAGCAAAGGTCCGATCCTTGTCTGAGGGGCCTGAAGACACTCCGTTTTGGTCATTTTATTGCTGGTATGACCTAAGCTAACCTGACATGATAGcactcctttttcttcatgttaTTGCTGGCATGACCTAAGCTGACCTGACATGACACTCCTTTATTGCTAGcatacctaacctatcctaacttaaaaactaacctaaccaaacctagcctagcctatcctaatctaaccaaacctaacctaatctaacctaaccaaacctagcctaaccaaacctaacctggcctGACCTAATCTAAACAAAcataacctaatgtaacctaacccaaccaaacctaacctaacctaacctaatctaatctaccctaaccaaaccttaagacagaaaagttacaggaaaaagaaataaaagatgagtataaatgtaaaatggcagaggccttgagtggaaaatgggaaagtgtaaaagatagtacaAATATTGAAAAGTTTTTGGaaaaataatggtaactacaacaaaaaaagtggtagggatgaaagtggtgagagatggaaaaagaaaaggaaattcatggtggacagaggagataaggaggatagtaaaaaagaaaagggaactttttaagaaaactcaagaaagaaatgtggctgagcaagagCAAGCTCATTgcaaaaaatgaaagtgacctacaaaatttggtcagtgtttttgatagtgtctgtaaaaggagaaagctgaaggtaaacctaaacctaaccaaacctagcctaaccaaacctaatctaatctaaccaaacctagcctaaccaaacctaacctaacctaatctaaccaaacctaatccaacctaacctaacctaacctaagctaacctaacctaatctgaccagACATGaacatttttccttttattttccattcaaaATCTTCACTACAAGCCCCGTAACTCACTGATCATGCCGTCCTTGCCGCCGCCAAACATGCCGCAGCAGGCCATCTCAACGTACAGCACCAGGGTATGCCCCAAGCCGTCCCAGCGCTTGTGCAGGAGGTAATCGGTGCGGCTCTGGTCTGGCTCCGAGTCCCCAGTGCACGTGGCGCCTTGAAGGGGACTGAGGTGCCGCCCCCCCGGTGAAAAACCCTGCATGGAAACATCAACCCTTGCCTGACACACTGAGCTATGAGTATGCAGTGTGCTTAAAACATTAGATATGGCTGGAGACACCAACCCTTGCTTGACACACTGAGCTATGAGTACCTATACAGTGTGCTTAAAATAATAGATATAGCTGGAGACATTAACCTTTGCCTAACAAACAGAGCTATGAGTATACAGTGTGCTAAAAATTATAGGTGAAGGTTTGGGTGCAGGGCTATGGTACCCTTTGCCTGAATTACTGTCTTCACTCTCTTCTCCAATTACTGTTTTCCCTAATTTTACATGTCTAATAAAGAGTAATGGTGGTAGGACATTTTTAGGAcattggtcggtattataagcagctatttctaaagatcaCAGAGGgagtcagtcaggttctaatgagagtgtttctttaggttcatggtacaaaagaagggttacactaccaccagggtcataaaactacccctggaaatgccaacagCTCCTACAAAAGCTTCACCAATTATgtgttccttaggttcacggtacagaggaagggtcaaactaccaccaggccaacagggtcataaaactactcctggaaatgcccacaactcctacaaaagctttgtcaaatatatgttttagattcacggtacagaagaaggggcaaactaccaccagggttataaaactacccctggaaatgcccacaactcctatggatgccttgtcaaatatatgtttcttagattcactgtacagaagaagggtcaaactatcaccagggtcataaaattacccctggaaatgcccacaactcctacaaaagccttgacaaatgtgagttcttgggcgacaaaatgttttatAATATACGACTTATTCAGTGGTTCCTTTCTCCTCTGGCTGCATTATAGCTAATCAATAGTGTATGTCTTTATAATAATAATGTACACCTCTTCAAAGCTCCAAGACTCACCTGCATTGGCTCCCCATCCTTGGTCCACAGCAGCGCCTCCGCCTGACTCACCCAGTGCAGCCACACCTCCTCGCCGGCCCAGGACGCAGGGACATCCACCTCCACctgaatagacacacacacacacctgtacacctcAGGGAGTCACGGCTGCaggtgcatttttttttacaacaagggagacggctcaagggcaacaaaaagagtgtagacaaaaaaagcctgctactcaccgctcccacaacagacatcaagacacctctcctcccaaaactgacctctcctatggccgctcattacttttgttcttgtgggagcagcgattagcttgcttttttctttttacaccttttttcgttgcccttgagctgtttctttagctgtaaaaagaaaaaaaaggtggggagggcaaaagagaggtcgattttgGGTGGAGGTGTCCCAATACACTCttctacaaataggtaaatacaaataggtaaatacaaataggtaagcACAAAACAGCTACAAGAGGGACTGCTGCCACTCACCCTGAACCAGTGCGTGCTCCACAGCGGCCCAAAGGACTGGCCCGCTGCTACTGGCTGGAAGTCCTGTGTCACCACCTTCCTGAAGGGCCACTCCTCCCATGACCCTCGGCTCCCCGGCACGGCCCAGTGGAGCAACCCTGCACAGGTAACACATGGCACTGTTAGCCTCACCCTGCGCCAACACCATGGCTTATTCCTCAGCCTAAGTCGagctccaattttttttttttttttgttttttttttacgtcctagCTTGTATTACCGGTACGCTTTCTGGTTGGGCCTGGCGGTTGacccaagcccatcatggtgcaggcaagtgcttATAGCGGTGCCTGTCTATCAAATGAAAAGATTATGCATGATTCCTTTATAAAGAAGCTTACCTGGCTTTACAGATGAATATACATAACTTTGATTTGGAGTCTATTTCATCTTGTGAGTCAGAATTTCAGGTTACATtattattcattcccttcctgAGGCtaattttaacccagtagcagcgacatccaaatttgtggctgtaccgtgcaccagcgacaggccaaatttttgccatgatataaaccccccaaaatagatgaagcataaactgatcacaaatgcattgatatgaaatggtttgtgtgagtgctgatttttcctcatttttctcgcttagagggagaagcctttaagaaacatgatccccgcagctactgggttgaGTACATGAAGTTCCCTGACCCTCTCTGCTAACAAGCCATGAAACTGCAATATCTGACAGAGACAACTAAGAAGCTTATCAACACTCTTAATTCATCAAAACACTTTTTTAATAAATATTTCTGAGGAATAAATGGTGAGAAAAATATTATTCTACttgtggaaagaaagagaaatgcaaGAAGTTAACAGCCAGGAGTGAATATCAGACCCTCGGGAAGGCCAGTGTGTGTGTTGTCAAATGTATATTtctaaggaataaataaagaagtgaagaaaatattaaactaatggaaaggaagagaaatgcagGAAATTAACAGCTAGGAGTGAATATCAGACCCTTGTGGAGTCCGGTGTGAGTGTTGTCTAATACCGGTATATATTTCTAAGGactaaataaagttaaaaaaaaatgttacttttggaaaggaagagaaatgcaaGAAGTTGACAGCCAGGAGTGAGTATCAGACCCCTAGAAAGGCCATTGTAAAGGTCATCTCCCTGATAGAACTCGCCCCGTCAACAAAAGCAGTGAGGGTCAACATACTGTCCACCACTTTGGCCGCAGGGAACAGTCTGCTTCTCAGGTTGACGTCCTTAAACTGGTTGTGGCTGATGTACTTCTCGATGCGCTCCAGGGTGGTGCGGCGGTGCTTGTGGCAGCTGGCAACCACACTCTGCTCCATGGTGCCTTGGACCTGCCAAGTACAGGATGACAAAGAAAACAGTTATTATTTAGGCAAACATTTCAAAACTCATAACATAACAAAGCCTGTCATTAGGATGCTGCTCTGCCTGTTACTGAGTCTGACATCAAGTGCCTGTCATTTGGGGCTGTTATTAGGGTCACGGTATCTCCTGTGCCAGATAGGTATGTGTTATTAGGGTGCTGTCATGTCTGTCATTAGGGTCTATCTATTCTGTCTGGACTTTCTCATCTAATTATCTGCAGAGGAAATGTAACAGGTGAGAAATACAGGTGTCAAATATCATTCAGAATCTTCTACTCCCTAATCTCTATGGTTACAATCTGCTGATATGTCCATCACATCAATTATTTTTGCTGGTATGATGCTGAGATGCTGAGGGTCATCTGACATCTTTATCTCACCTCTATCACTGTGACCTCTTCTTAAATTGACCTGAATCTATCACTATGACCTAATCAAAGACTCTAGTTTACTTGTCCGGCCTTGTAAGGGTGTGACAGCGATGCTATGGGGTCAGAACATCAGGTAGTAACAAGATGAGATCACGAGGGATG contains the following coding sequences:
- the LOC126997823 gene encoding LOW QUALITY PROTEIN: alpha-mannosidase 2C1-like (The sequence of the model RefSeq protein was modified relative to this genomic sequence to represent the inferred CDS: inserted 1 base in 1 codon) gives rise to the protein MEQSVVASCHKHRRTTLERIEKYISHNQFKDVNLRSRLFPAAKVVDRLLHWAVPGSRGSWEEWPFRKVVTQDFQPVAAGQSFGPLWSTHWFRVEVDVPASWAGEEVWLHWVSQAEALLWTKDGEPMQGFSPGGRHLSPLQGATCTGDSEPDQSRTDYLLHKRWDGLGHTLVLYVEMACCGMFGGGKDGMISPSDKDRTFAVEAVEVSTRDRKVFKLLTDLEVLHDLASTLPLEDPRGHQALHTANHIVNAIVKDNLREASELADSFFAKGNGGLAHTLALIGNCHIDTAWLWPYSETKRKCARSWSSTLALMEEYPELKFACSQAQQLSWVKTHYPGLFERIRQQVDEGRFIPVGGTWVEMDGLIPSGESFMRQFLYGQQFFMKEFGVKCQEFWLPDTFGYSAQFPQICKHFGISRFLTQKLSWSLLNKFPHHNFLWEGLDGSTILAHFPPGDSYELRVRVKEALHTVTNLQDKGRVSTSAFLYGHGDGGGGPTRPMLERSRRLRDVDGCPKMEHMSPSDFFDRLESERHNLCRWVGELYLELHNGTYTSQVRTQTHTHTHTHTHTLRIQKKDTLERQAQLGEAWRKVLLNQFHDVIPGTSIGAVYEDSDRLYQEAMDAAEGVRSYCCNLLFKGMYSRGCCHSDARAGLSVLLIFSIFYKFIVHSHLTLPVPAFPAPPRPCLNGPKISSDESVRSAPENRVGKYYVAVVAPGIGCSRQFMPLMNPPVTVSLENNVFKLANDFIKAEINMEGQVKSLSLNVWLCGRPTHTNTSWGAAKFEVCGHKWADLSNXNLGIAVLSDCKYGWTARGGMLMLSLLRSPKAPDAECDMGTHTFAYALMPHRGSGDRAKVQQRAYEFNKPLSVFPTTSDIVRKMFFSLEGDGAMIEAVKLAEDGSGDVVVRVHETLGNSTRVKLRLPDELKLKEVFLCDGLEEPVEQVPLEKPAKNYSAYPELSLSPFKIVTVRLCYSSKSNVLPS